The genome window ATATCCGAAGCCAAAATATGTTTGGAACGGATCCAAAAGGGGAACTATTTTTATTAACTGCGCCATTGAAACGGGATCAAGGATATGCGGTGTACCAAATTGATTTTATTGACTTTGAGCAAAGTCGATATAACCCATTGGATTATGTGTTTACGGACGTAGATGCGCAGAATCTATCCATGACCATAGCTGCGAACTCTAAAAGAGATGATAAGGAAGATTTCTTCATGGAACGGGCACAAAAAATGCTGTTAGGATTAATCGTTTATTGTAAAAGCACGAATCCGACAACTAACAATGACGTGATTAATATTTATAATGCATATGTCGCGCCAGATGAAGACACGTTTGCTGTATTTGTTGAAGATATTGTAGGAAGAGAGCCCACAGCTTATCAAACATTAAAGGGGCTTAACTACACTACAATCTAGTACGAGAGCGAGCGTACTATCCAGTTTTGATTCCCAGAACTCTATATTCAAGATGAATAAAGTGACTAAAATGACACAAAATAGTGATTTTAACTTCTATGACTTTCAAAAGCGCAAAAATATCTAATATGTGAAAATACCAATGCGTAAAAATGCCTTCCAGGCCATAACAGCAACATTCTTCGACCAACTAATCGATGCACTCTATTCCATCGCAGATAAACAACCCAATCATAGACAAAATTGATTAATCCTATACTAAATAATTTCTTATTTCGTTTAAATCGCTTCTAGCAACAACAACTTAGAGGATGAGAACGAGTTAATGAGCTTCTTACATGATATTGAAGTATGAGCTCCTGACAGTTCATACAATTTGCAAAATGTAGATGCTGAGTTTCGCGTTAGTATGAACAAAGGGATCCAAGGATTCAAAATAAAAAATCAACAAAATAGAAGGGAAAGCGAAGTTAAGTCAAAACCATCCATTACAGGGACAAGAGCTAATTATTAATCAACTCGAACAGATTTCATTATTATGAAATCAAACCTAAAAAATAATGTTGAATGTTACTACGTTAACGGGCTATCTAACATTAGAATTCCCTTCATGTTGTAAACCTGAATTATCCTAACACCACCTTAAATTGTAAGTGCAAAAGCTAATAGACTTGGTTCTTAAAGAATGATTCTCTATTTATAGATTAGTAGCCTTAAGGCTACATGAAGCTGGCAGCGGGATATTACGTTGGCCGGCAATATAAAGAAGATGGGGAATATCTCAGATTTTGTAGTTATATTGTCTAAAAAGCAGAAAATAATCTTCATACAATTTGTGTATTGTTTAGCCGTTCAATTATTGTTAATATAATGAATACATTGGATAGGATCATTCACTGTCAGAAGTAATCCATCTGAATCGGTGTAACTATTGAATGAATTTCGAACTTACATTTCAAAATTGAAAGCGCTTAATTAAAGGTCGTAGGTGGGGAATGTCTTTTGTATTTATCGTTTTTCTTTTATATGAAACGAATATCAATCAATCTACTCAGGAAAATTTTTAATTATCATATCCTATTTGAGGATGGAGGAAGAAATATGAGTAATTTTAAAAAAGAGGATATTATTATTGTAGATAAGAAGGTTGCTAAGCAAACTGTTCTCGTTACTTCGCTTGGTAATGCAATGGAATGGTTTGACTTTGGTCTCTATGCGTATTTAGCTGTTACGATTGGTAAAGTGTTTTTTCCTGAGATTGATCCTTCCCATCAATTGATCTATGCGTTTGCCACTTTTGCCATTGCCTTTATCGCACGTCCAGTCGGCGGTTTTGTTTTTGGGATGTTGGGGGATCGAGTCGGACGAAAGAAAATCCTCTCTCTTACACTAATTATGATGGCAGCTTCTACAGTATTTATCGGCCTTATTCCAAGCTATTCTACTATAGGTATTGCAGCTCCTATTTTGCTACTGATTGCCAGATTAATCCAAGGATTTTCAACTGGAGGCGAATATGCGGGCGCCATGACTTATATAGCTGAATCAACATCGGATAAAAAACGTGGTTTTTTAGCGAGTGGTTTAGAAGTTGGAACACTCGTAGGCTTTGCTGCTAGTGCCGTGTTAGTCACACTTTTGACATACATCCTCGGTCCTGACAAAATGGTTGAATGGGGTTGGCGGCTCCCATTTTTGATTGCTGGACCTTTGGGATTTATTGGTTTTTATTTGCGTTCTCGCTTAGAAGAAACGCCTGCATTCAAGGCTATGGAAGAAGCAAAGGAAGATGACCGGCATCGTGCTTCTCTTAAAGAAATTTTGACACATCATTGGAAGCCTCTTTTAATTTGCATAGGAATTGTATTCTTTTATAACACAGCGCTTTATATGGTTCTCACTTATATGCCATCCTATTTAACTCAAGAACTTGGCTACGGTGAAACAAAGGGATTAGTTTTTTCTCTTCTTGTTATGATTTTAATTATTCCTATTGTATTAGGGATGGGTTATTGGAGCGATCGCATTGGCCGCAACAAGATTGTTAAAGGAGCTTTAATTGGTAACATTTTACTTGGAATACCAGCCTTTATGATGATGAGTTCAAGCAATAGTTTGGTTGTTTTCTCTGGATTGTTTATTCTTGGCAGTATGCTCGCTGCTTTTCAAGGGGCTCTTCCTGCAACATTACCATCCCTATTTTTTACGAAAGTACGTTACGGCTCGCTTGCGATTACGTATAATGTTTCTACCTCTTTATTTGGTGGGACAACCCCACTTGTTATTGCTTGGCTGGTTAGTATGACGAATAATAGCATGATACCCGCTTATTACTTGATAGCTGCTTGTATAATCGGACTTGTAGTAGTTGGCTTTTTTGTTAAAGAAACAGCCGGAAGATCGTTACGGGGGTCTGCACCAACTGTAGAAGATCCAAGCGAAATCGATGAAATATTGAAAAATCCAGATAAGGCTCTTTGGTGGAAAGAAGAAATGCCAGTGGAGGCAGCGGTAGAAGGTAAGTATAATCAAAACGTACCTGCAAACGTAAAGTAAAGAAAGTAAAACACCTTATAAAAGATCTTATTCTCATTTATGAGGTGTTTTACATTTTATTTAAATAAGATGTTTATTACTAATTGGGGTTTCTGTAGCATATGAAGGAAATGAAACCCAATAAATTTGTGTATAAACATTAAGTTAAAAAAGATACTGATGAAGGAGGTTTTGCTAAAATACTAAAAGTTGTATGGAGTTTGAACTTGGCAGCCATCACCGACCTCGTACCGGGCAATAAAAAAAGTCCCCTTCATGTTGGAGGACACTGAAAAAGTCTTCGATAAAGATGGAATCCTCAAATCTTTTTTATGGATTCCACCTTTTTTGCTATATATATGAATCAATTTTATAAATTATTTAATTCATATTTGCCTTACTGTCAAGCAGGTGGTTTCGAAGAACTAGAAACAACAATGTATGATCTTTAGTCCACTCTCTATTATTTAGTCGTTCCAGAAGATAAACTATTGCAAAAAATCAACGAGTTTGATTGACTTCTCAATTGTGCATTACGAACTTAAAGACAAATATTGCCTTGACCATGGTCGAATCAGAAATCACTTAAAAAAATATCCTAACGAGTGGAATTTATTTATTATTCTTAACTATTTGTTTAAAATGATAATTGTAGCTGTTGGCATTCATGTCCTTCAAAACTATGTACAAAAATTGAATAAATACGATTATCTTATTAAAGTTGGACTTCTAATTAGAAATTCCAAAATGATTACATTTGAAAGGAGAGATAGTGAATATGCTGCATGTTAGTGATATTATCGAGCTCCCCCTTTTGAAAACCTCCAAAGTAAAATCAGGTAAAGCTGTTTTAGGTAACAAGTTGGTTGAATGGGTTTCGGTTATTGAAAGCCCTGTTGAAAATTTTGTCAGAGAAAATGAATTTGTACTTAGTACAGGAATTGGCTGTCATGAAGATATTGATATTCTATTAGAATTTGTAATAGATGTATATGATTCGGGGGCATCAGCATTAGCAATTGCTACAGGCCGCTACATATTTGAGATTCCTAAAGAAATCATACAATTTGCGGAAGAAAGAAATTTTATTTTAATAGAAATTCCATGGGAGGTTCGCTTTGCTGATATCATTCATGAAGTGATGAGAGAACTAAATCATATTCAGCAGCATGATTTAAAGCGTTCAAATGGCATTCATCAAGTGTTAATTCAAATGATTTTAGATGGTAAAAACTTAGGACAAATTTCAAATTATGTAGAAAAAGAGCTGGATCTTACCATTTTAATTTTAAACAAGAAAGGAAATCCGGTAGCTGGCAGTGCTAAACAATCAAGGGTCTTTAGTATAAGGAATCAATTCATTAAAAAGCAAAAAAAACGGGAAGCATCCACCCATCCATTGCAATCTAAAATTAGAAAAATATCAGATGAAGAATCGAACTTGTACCACCTCTCCATTCAAACGAATGGAGTACATGAAGGGGAAATTTGTGTTCTTTCTGATATAAACTATCAGTTGAATCAGCAAGAGATTCATATTATAGAACATGCTATGATGGCTTGTGCATTATGGTTTACTCGAAATAGTGTCGTTACGAAAGCTGAGATGCGCTTGCAAAATGATTTTCTATTAAGGATGATTAAGGGTGAGAATCTGTCCGAGGAATATAAAATGACGAAAGCGGAGCAGTTTCAATGCAATTTGAATATCCCCTATGAATGTATTATTGGGTATCCAGAGAATTTAGAATCATTGATGGAAAAAGATTTTAAAAGGAACCCCACAAATGATAATGGGCTGGAAAAAATGATTAGTTACATAAAAGAAGAATTGATATTTGCAGCTGAAGCTGTTAAACATCAAATGTTATTTGCTTATGAAGGCGATTTCATCATCATTTTTTTAGAAGTAACGAAAGAATCTACTACTGATTCAGTTAATCATTTTTTAGATTTGATTGAACGAAGGTTACATCATTTATTTCCTAGTTTGACTTTTTCATGGGGAATCGGAAAACATCAAGAAGGGATTGGGGATTTTTCCCAAAGTTTCAAAAAAGCGAAAGCGGCATTAGATATGGGAAGGACTCAAATTGGAATTGGAAAACGGGTAAAATTTGATGAAATGCGCATGAATCGGTTATTACTCAATTTGGCGATAAATGAGGAAGTACAAGAAATAATAGCCGCCCCGATCTTACCATTAGTTGAATATGACGAGAAACGGGATATGGATTTAATTAATACGTTCAAAGGGTACAACAGAAATAGTGGAAATGTAAGTCAAACTGCACGTGAACTTAATCTTCACCGTCAATCACTTTTATATCGGTTAAGAAAAATTGAATCATTAACAGGACTATCACTCGTTAATCCAGATGATCTTTTCCTGTTGGATTTTAGTATTCGAGTTTGGTCAACAGGTGTCATTAAGAGAGAACAAATCGATACAAATCTCTCAAATATAAATGGATTGTAACAATATAAAAGGGAGTTTGGCACAGTTGCTGTGCCAAACTCCCTTTTATAAATATTTTCCAAGTAAAAACTCTGTTAAAAAAGAAAAAGGTCTACTGTATAATTCAAATTGTATGAAAACAATTTTTGAAAATTCATACACATTATCGAATGTATTATTGAAGTATTCCCCTTATAATAAAGTTAACAAATGGTCATAACTTTGAAAACACAATATTTATACGATAAAGAGAGGGATTACGATGTTGCCATTTAGTATAAAAGAGTATAAAAAACGATTGGATCAAACCAAGAAAAGTATGCTGGAAAAAGGAATTGAAGTTTTAATTGTAACGAACCCAGCTAATATGAATTACCTTTCTGGATATAATAGCTGGTCATTCTATGTTGATCAAATGCTAATCGTTATTGTCGATGAGGATCAGCCAATATGGATAGGCAGAAAAATGGATGCGAATGCTGCAAAAGCTACTACATGGCTTTATCATGAAAATATTATCCCTTACCCAGAAGACCATGTCCATTCGAAAACAAAGCATCCTAGTGAATTTGCTGCTCAAATTTTAACACAAATTGGCCAATCAAACCGGCGAATTGGACTTGAAATGGATTCTTATTATTTTTCAGTACAATCTTACGAATGCTTAAAAAGAAATCTTCCAAATGCGAAATTCTCTGATGCTAGTTTACTAGTCAACTATGTTCGTATTATTAAATCCGATCAGGAGATTGAATTCATGAAGAGAGCAGCAAAAATTGTAGAAATCGGCATGCAAACTGCTGTGAATTCGATCCAAGAAGGCGTTAGAGAGTGTGATGTAGTTGCCGATATTTATCGAGACTTAATCCGTGGGACGAATGATTTTGGGGGTGATTACCCTGCGATCGTACCAATGCTGCCTGCTGGGGAAAATACATCTACCCCACATATCACATGGACTGATAAGAAATATACAAATAATCAAATGGTTATTATTGAAATAGCTGGATGCCACCAGCGCTACCATGCACCACTAGCACGTACCGTTTCACTTGGAAAGCCAAGTCAAGAAGCAATGGATGTATCCAAAATTGTAGTTGAGGGATTAAACGCCGCCCTTGAACTAGTCAAACCAGGTACTACTTGTGAAGAGCTTGAACTCGCCTGGTCAAAAGTTATTTCACAGCATGGAATTGTCAAAGAATCAAGAATTGGTTATTCAATGGGATTAAATTATCCACCTGATTGGGGCGAGCATACAGCGAGCATTCGTAGAGGGGATCTCACAGTTTTAGAGCCGAATATGACGTTCCACTTAATACCAGGACTATGGTTTGATCATTATGGGATTGAAATAAGTGAATCTTTCAGAGTGACAGAAACTGGCTGTGAAGTGCTCACAAATTTTCCAAGAGAGTTGATTGTAAATGAAAATTATAATCTTCAAGTTTAAAAGAGCTACAGTTATGTAGGAGATTGTAGACAAGGAGGTAATTTAATAGATGATCGTAACCAATGACCTTAATAGAGAGGCAATGGCATTCGAACACCAGCTTGTAAGCTGGAGGAGACATCTTCATCAATACCCCGAATTAAGTTTTCAAGAATATCAAACGGCACATTTTGTTGCTGAAACATTGAAGGGGATAGAAGTTGTTTCCATTCAAACAAATATTGCCAACACAGGAATCGTAGCATCCATTTCTACTGGAGAAGGAAAAACAGTGGCGATTCGTGCTGACATGGATGCCTTGCCAATAACGGAAAAAAATGAACATGGCTTTCAATCAAAAATTCCAGGTGTTATGCACGCTTGCGGTCATGACGCCCATACAGCGATTTTGCTTGGTACAGCGAAAATTCTTGCAAAAAAAGCAAAAGAAGGATTATTTCAAGGAACGGTAAAACTAATTTTCCAGCCTGCAGAAGAAGCGACTGATCATGAAGGTTTATCAGGGGCACCACGAATGATGCAGGAGGGGATATTGGAAAATGTAGAGTCCATTATTGCTCTTCATATGTGTCCATGGGAGCCTGTAGGAACAATACAAATGAATGATGGCTATAGTATGGCGAATGTCGATGTTTTCCATGGGATAATAAGAGCGACAGGCGGGCATGGGGGATATCCGCATTTGGGAACGGATCCCATTTGGATGCTAGGATCCTTCTTGCAAGCATTTTATGGGATTATCTCTAGGAAAATATCTGCACTAGATACAGCCGTTGCGAGCATTGGTCAAATCCAGACGGGAACTGCCAGCAATATCATTCCTGAAGAAATATCTATAACAGGTACATTAAGGACCAATTCACCTGAAGTCAGAGATCAGCTGGCGAACGAGGTGGAGCAAGCATTTAAAGTGGTTGAGCCATTCGGAGGATCTTATACATTCGAAGTTGAACGCGGGGAGCCAGCTTTAAATAATAATCCAAAAGTAAATGAAATGATAAAAAATGCTGCAACAGAATTATACCCAGCGATAAAAATCGTACAAAAACCATTTGGACTTGGCGGAGAAGATTTCGGATATATGACAAAACAGATTCCAGGAGCCATGTTCTTTCTCGGATGTGCACTGCAGGATGGGATTTCACGTGACTTGCATACGAATATTTTTGATATTGATGAGCGCTGTCTTCCAATGGGCGTATCCATTCTTACAGAATCTGCTCTTAAATTACTAAAGCATCATTAATAATACTTTTATAATTTCTCAGGAAGGTGTGAGGTTTATGAAAACTGAAGTACTTAGCATGAAAATGTTCCTTGCGGGTGAATGGATCAGTAAAGAGGAATCGATTGCAGTATTAAACCCCCAAGACGATTCATTTATTACAAGTGTTCCTGCAGCATCAGCAGAAGATATGCTAATTGCCATTGAACAAGCGAAAGAAGGGGCTCAAATTGCTGCTTCGATGCCAGTTCACCAAAGGATCAGCATCTTAAACAAGGCTGCCAATTATATAAATGAAAATAGCGAAAAATATGCTGAAACGATTGCACTGGAAGGTAGTAAAACCATTCTTCAAGCAAGAGCCGAAGTGAAACGCTGTATCCAAACATTGCAAATATCAGCTGAAGAAGCAAGACGTATACATGGAGAAACAATTCCTTTCGATCAAGGAGAAGGCAGTGAGGATCGCCTTGGATATTATTATCGTTTTCCAATTGGAATCATTGCCGCCATTACACCTTTTAATGACCCACTCAACTTAGTTGCACATAAAGTCGGTCCTGCCATAGCCTCAGGAAATGCCATTATCGTTAAGCCGGCAACTGTTACGCCTCTTAGTGCTCTTCTTTTAGCGGAAGCATTTGAAGCTGCAGGTTTGCCTCCTAAAGTGATCTCCGTTATAACAGGGCATGGAGGGGAAATAGGCGATATACTAATTACTCATCCAGCCATTCGAATGGTTTCCTTTACAGGCGGACTCGAAACTGGAGAAAAAATTGCACATAAAGCAGGTTTGAAAAAGATTAGCATGGAGCTTGGATCCAATTCTCCTGTCATCATTTTGAAGGATGCCGATCTCCCAGGGGCTGTTGAAGCAACCGTTTCAGGAGCGTTCTATGCAGTGGGGCAAAACTGTCTAGGAGTCCAGCGTGTTTATATTGAACAGGATATTTACGATGAATTCTGCTCAGAGTTCATTGTTCGAGTAAGGCAATATCGAGTTGGCGATAAGATGCTAGAAACAACAGACATGGGTCCAATGATTAGTGAAAAGGAAGCGATGAGGGTAGAAAAATGGGTGAATGAAGCCGTTGATAAAGGTGCAACTCTCCTAATTGGAGGCAAGCGTGAAGGCGCATTTTATTCTCCGACCGTCTTAACAGATGTACCAGCAGATTGCACAATCGCGCAGCAGGAGATATTTGGCCCAGTTGTATTACTGTACCCCGTTGATGATTTTTCTTCTGCGATTGAAAAATCAAACGACGTAGACTATGGACTGCAGGCTGGAATTTTTACGAGAGATATTGAAAAAGCATTTGAAGCAATCGAAAAAATGAATGTTGGTGGAATTATGATTAATGACAGTAGTGATTATCGGATTGACGGTATGCCATTTGGCGGTGTCAAGGGATCTGGACTGGGAAGAGAAGGTGTGAAGTATGCCATCCAGGAGATGACAGAGCCAAAGGTCGTTAGTTTTAAGCTGAATTATAAAAAATCAATGTAATCTGAATGCAGGGAAACCTTTTACTAGGCTTCAAAACAGCCACAAAACAGGCAATCTAATAGCTTAATAGATGAAAAAATAAAAAATACAATTAATAAAATTATACCTGGAGGGGAAATTAATATGTTATTAAAAGTAACTGAAAGCGGACAAAAAAAATACGAAGAATTGGCTGAACTTGATAAAAAGCATTTCTTTCATCCATCCACTTCATTCAGACAACAACAGGCAGAAGGACCAGGATTTATTTTTACAGAAGGAAATGGAATCTATTTAAAAGATATAAGAGGAAGAGAAGTCATTGATAGTTTATCTTCTTTGTGGAATGTAAATATCGGCCATGGAAGAGAAGAGCTTGCCATTGCAGCTATGGAGCAAATGAAAAAACTAGCTTACAGCTCAACATTCGCAACTAACAGCCATGAACCAGTTATTCGATTAGCAGCAAAAATTGCTGAAATGGCACCTGGAGATTTGAACTATACTTTCTTCACATGTGGAGGTTCAGAATCAAATGACACTGCATTTAAAACAGCACGTTACTACTGGAAGATGAAAGGGTATGAAAATAAAACAAAAATCATTTCTCGCGGCAAATCTTATCATGGTGTATCCATTGGTGCTTCACCTGCCACAGGATTGTTCCCATTCAGAGATTTCCCAGGATTATCTCAAGATCACCTATATGTAGATTCTTCCATTGAGGCACTGAAGGAAATGATTGAGCGTGAAGGTGCAGAAACCATTGCAGCCATCATTTCTGAACCGGTTCAAGGTTCTGGCGGCGTTAACTTACCACCTTCACAAAACTTCTTTAAAGAAGTTCGTGAGATCTGTGATCAAAATGATATCTTGTTCATTGCTGATGAGGTTATCAATGGTTTCTACAGAACTGGTAAAAACTTTGGAATCGACAACTTTGATGTTGTACCTGATATGATGGCAATTGCGAAAGGTATTACTAGCGGTTATGCTCCGCTTGGAGGGGTAGTATTCACCGATAGACTTAAAGAAGAGTTAACGGAACTGACAGAGGGTAACTTCTACCACGGATATACGTACAGCGGTCATAATACTGCCTGCGCAGTGGCTCTTAAAAACTTAGAACTTATTGAACAGGAAAAATTAAATGAAAATGTAAACCAAATGGGTGCAGAATTGCTAAAAGGATTCAAATATTTAGAGCAAGCTCATGATGAAATTGGAAATATCCGTCAAATTGGTTTGCTTGGTGCCGTTGAAATTTTTAAAGATAGAGAAACAAAAACAACATTCGAAGAATCGGTTGCACCTAAGGTAGTAGAGGAAGCCCTTAAACATGATATGATCGGCCGAGCAATTGTTTATGAAGGTCAGGATACAATTGCATTTGCACCACCATTCTGTATCACAAAAGATGAAGTAGAAAAAATGATTTCGATTATTGATACTTCCTTAACAGCAGTTAAAAAAAGACTATAATAGAAAGATAATTTAATGTCTTATATGGGAATCTATCATCAATAGACTGAATTATGAAAATATTTCCATTAACCATCTAAGGCAAGGAAGATACTCTGAAGGTCGTCCAAGTGCATTTGCGAGGAGTCACCCTGTTAAACGGTACGGAAAAATCAGCTTTAGTTTACCGACGGGATTTTCAATTAGATCCTTTTCCAATACCGATAACATCGCATGATGTAAAGGCAGGGTGATTTATAAAAAAGGTGGGTAGCATTGTGGTAAATACGATTGAAAAACAAGATGTACGAATTGAGAAAGACTTTTTAGGATCAAAAGAAGTTCCTAAGCATTGTTATTACGGGATACAAACACTACGTGCCGTTGAAAACTTCCCAATAACAGGATATAAGGCTCATGAAGAACTTATTAAGGCTTTAGCCATTGTTAAAAAAGCTGCGGCTCTTGCTAATATGGATGTAAAGCATCTATATGAAGAATTGGGAAATGTAATTGTCCAAGCTGCAGATGAGATTATTGAAGGAAAAAGAAATGATGAATTCCTTGTTGATCCTATTCAAGGTGGAGCCGGTACATCAATGAACATGAATATAAATGAAATGATTGCTAACCGTGCTCTTGAGCTGATTGGGCATGAAAAAGGGTCATATATGTATCTAAGTCCAAACAGTCATGTAAATATGTCACAATCAACAAATGATGTATTCCCAACTGCTATTCATATAGCAACTCTCAATTTATTAGAGAAACTATTAAAAACTATGAATCATATGCAAGATGTGTTTCAGGAAAAATCCCAAAAATTTGACCATATTATAAAAATGGGACGGACACATTTACAAGATGCTGTTCCAATCAGACTTGGTCAAGAGTTTGAAGCATATAGTCGTGTTTTGGAGCGTGACATGAAACGCATTAAGCAATCACGTGAACATTTATATAAGGTAAATATGGGAGCAACAGCTGTAGGAACAGGATTAAATGCAGATCCTCGTTATATTGAAAAGGTTGTGAGTTACCTAGCACATATAAGTCAACTTCCATTACAAAGTGCTGATCACCTTGTTGATGCTACCCAAAATACTGATGTTTATACTGAAGTTTCTGCTAGCTTAAAAGTTTGTATGATTAATATGTCTAAGATTGCTAATGATATCCGATTAATGGCTTCTGGTCCCCGTGCAGGATTAGCTGAACTTATATTACCAGCTCGTCAACCTGGCTCATCTATTATGCCTGGAAAGGTCAACCCGGTAATGCCTGAAATGATTAATCAAGTAGCTTTTCAAGTAATCGGTAACGATCATACAATTTGTCTAGCTTCAGAAGCAGGTCAGCTTGAACTAAATGTTATGGAGCCTGTTCTCGTATTTAATTTGCTCCAGTCAATCAGCATTATGAATAATGCATTCCATGCTTTTACAGAACATTGCTTAAGAGACATTGAAGCAAATGAGGAACGTTTAAAGGAGTACGTAGAAAAAAGTGTAGGGATTATTACAGCCGTAAATCCACATATCGGATATGAAGTAGCAGCACGTATTGCTAGAGAGGCTGTCTTAAAT of Oceanobacillus zhaokaii contains these proteins:
- a CDS encoding M24 family metallopeptidase gives rise to the protein MLPFSIKEYKKRLDQTKKSMLEKGIEVLIVTNPANMNYLSGYNSWSFYVDQMLIVIVDEDQPIWIGRKMDANAAKATTWLYHENIIPYPEDHVHSKTKHPSEFAAQILTQIGQSNRRIGLEMDSYYFSVQSYECLKRNLPNAKFSDASLLVNYVRIIKSDQEIEFMKRAAKIVEIGMQTAVNSIQEGVRECDVVADIYRDLIRGTNDFGGDYPAIVPMLPAGENTSTPHITWTDKKYTNNQMVIIEIAGCHQRYHAPLARTVSLGKPSQEAMDVSKIVVEGLNAALELVKPGTTCEELELAWSKVISQHGIVKESRIGYSMGLNYPPDWGEHTASIRRGDLTVLEPNMTFHLIPGLWFDHYGIEISESFRVTETGCEVLTNFPRELIVNENYNLQV
- a CDS encoding MFS transporter, translated to MSNFKKEDIIIVDKKVAKQTVLVTSLGNAMEWFDFGLYAYLAVTIGKVFFPEIDPSHQLIYAFATFAIAFIARPVGGFVFGMLGDRVGRKKILSLTLIMMAASTVFIGLIPSYSTIGIAAPILLLIARLIQGFSTGGEYAGAMTYIAESTSDKKRGFLASGLEVGTLVGFAASAVLVTLLTYILGPDKMVEWGWRLPFLIAGPLGFIGFYLRSRLEETPAFKAMEEAKEDDRHRASLKEILTHHWKPLLICIGIVFFYNTALYMVLTYMPSYLTQELGYGETKGLVFSLLVMILIIPIVLGMGYWSDRIGRNKIVKGALIGNILLGIPAFMMMSSSNSLVVFSGLFILGSMLAAFQGALPATLPSLFFTKVRYGSLAITYNVSTSLFGGTTPLVIAWLVSMTNNSMIPAYYLIAACIIGLVVVGFFVKETAGRSLRGSAPTVEDPSEIDEILKNPDKALWWKEEMPVEAAVEGKYNQNVPANVK
- a CDS encoding aspartate aminotransferase family protein, yielding MLLKVTESGQKKYEELAELDKKHFFHPSTSFRQQQAEGPGFIFTEGNGIYLKDIRGREVIDSLSSLWNVNIGHGREELAIAAMEQMKKLAYSSTFATNSHEPVIRLAAKIAEMAPGDLNYTFFTCGGSESNDTAFKTARYYWKMKGYENKTKIISRGKSYHGVSIGASPATGLFPFRDFPGLSQDHLYVDSSIEALKEMIEREGAETIAAIISEPVQGSGGVNLPPSQNFFKEVREICDQNDILFIADEVINGFYRTGKNFGIDNFDVVPDMMAIAKGITSGYAPLGGVVFTDRLKEELTELTEGNFYHGYTYSGHNTACAVALKNLELIEQEKLNENVNQMGAELLKGFKYLEQAHDEIGNIRQIGLLGAVEIFKDRETKTTFEESVAPKVVEEALKHDMIGRAIVYEGQDTIAFAPPFCITKDEVEKMISIIDTSLTAVKKRL
- a CDS encoding PucR family transcriptional regulator; amino-acid sequence: MLHVSDIIELPLLKTSKVKSGKAVLGNKLVEWVSVIESPVENFVRENEFVLSTGIGCHEDIDILLEFVIDVYDSGASALAIATGRYIFEIPKEIIQFAEERNFILIEIPWEVRFADIIHEVMRELNHIQQHDLKRSNGIHQVLIQMILDGKNLGQISNYVEKELDLTILILNKKGNPVAGSAKQSRVFSIRNQFIKKQKKREASTHPLQSKIRKISDEESNLYHLSIQTNGVHEGEICVLSDINYQLNQQEIHIIEHAMMACALWFTRNSVVTKAEMRLQNDFLLRMIKGENLSEEYKMTKAEQFQCNLNIPYECIIGYPENLESLMEKDFKRNPTNDNGLEKMISYIKEELIFAAEAVKHQMLFAYEGDFIIIFLEVTKESTTDSVNHFLDLIERRLHHLFPSLTFSWGIGKHQEGIGDFSQSFKKAKAALDMGRTQIGIGKRVKFDEMRMNRLLLNLAINEEVQEIIAAPILPLVEYDEKRDMDLINTFKGYNRNSGNVSQTARELNLHRQSLLYRLRKIESLTGLSLVNPDDLFLLDFSIRVWSTGVIKREQIDTNLSNINGL
- a CDS encoding M20 metallopeptidase family protein: MIVTNDLNREAMAFEHQLVSWRRHLHQYPELSFQEYQTAHFVAETLKGIEVVSIQTNIANTGIVASISTGEGKTVAIRADMDALPITEKNEHGFQSKIPGVMHACGHDAHTAILLGTAKILAKKAKEGLFQGTVKLIFQPAEEATDHEGLSGAPRMMQEGILENVESIIALHMCPWEPVGTIQMNDGYSMANVDVFHGIIRATGGHGGYPHLGTDPIWMLGSFLQAFYGIISRKISALDTAVASIGQIQTGTASNIIPEEISITGTLRTNSPEVRDQLANEVEQAFKVVEPFGGSYTFEVERGEPALNNNPKVNEMIKNAATELYPAIKIVQKPFGLGGEDFGYMTKQIPGAMFFLGCALQDGISRDLHTNIFDIDERCLPMGVSILTESALKLLKHH
- a CDS encoding type IV secretory system conjugative DNA transfer family protein, which codes for MNDYIERGIFSKRSRAKYDSRNPYVALAAEEGIILGRDQNKKQLILLPEQTDADNHNVLTFGSSGASKGQANVLPNLVNIRSQNMFGTDPKGELFLLTAPLKRDQGYAVYQIDFIDFEQSRYNPLDYVFTDVDAQNLSMTIAANSKRDDKEDFFMERAQKMLLGLIVYCKSTNPTTNNDVINIYNAYVAPDEDTFAVFVEDIVGREPTAYQTLKGLNYTTI
- a CDS encoding aldehyde dehydrogenase family protein, with amino-acid sequence MKTEVLSMKMFLAGEWISKEESIAVLNPQDDSFITSVPAASAEDMLIAIEQAKEGAQIAASMPVHQRISILNKAANYINENSEKYAETIALEGSKTILQARAEVKRCIQTLQISAEEARRIHGETIPFDQGEGSEDRLGYYYRFPIGIIAAITPFNDPLNLVAHKVGPAIASGNAIIVKPATVTPLSALLLAEAFEAAGLPPKVISVITGHGGEIGDILITHPAIRMVSFTGGLETGEKIAHKAGLKKISMELGSNSPVIILKDADLPGAVEATVSGAFYAVGQNCLGVQRVYIEQDIYDEFCSEFIVRVRQYRVGDKMLETTDMGPMISEKEAMRVEKWVNEAVDKGATLLIGGKREGAFYSPTVLTDVPADCTIAQQEIFGPVVLLYPVDDFSSAIEKSNDVDYGLQAGIFTRDIEKAFEAIEKMNVGGIMINDSSDYRIDGMPFGGVKGSGLGREGVKYAIQEMTEPKVVSFKLNYKKSM